Proteins from one Pseudobythopirellula maris genomic window:
- the kdsA gene encoding 3-deoxy-8-phosphooctulonate synthase, whose amino-acid sequence MPHLPASIANHRCGPGEPLLLIAGPCVIENEELTLRIAESLVRTTAEMDLRLVFKASFDKANRTSAQAERGVGLDEGLRILAKVRDTFGAPVTTDVHEASQAEAVGQACDLLQVPAFLARQTDLLVACAKTGKAVNVKKGQFMAPWDMRHVVDKLATSGCDNVLLTERGTFFGYGRLVNDMRALVQMRELGVPVVFDATHSVQEPGGLGAATGGNRAMVEPLARAAVAIGVDALFLETHPEPDTSPSDGANMVPLDELPALLQRLLRLRAATLEAV is encoded by the coding sequence GTGCCCCACCTTCCGGCGTCGATCGCCAACCACCGCTGCGGCCCCGGCGAGCCGCTGCTGCTTATCGCCGGCCCGTGCGTCATCGAGAACGAGGAGCTCACGCTCCGCATCGCCGAGTCGCTCGTTCGGACGACCGCTGAGATGGACCTGCGGCTCGTCTTCAAGGCGTCGTTCGACAAGGCGAACCGCACCAGCGCCCAGGCGGAGCGCGGCGTCGGCCTGGACGAGGGTCTGCGGATCTTGGCCAAGGTGCGCGACACGTTCGGCGCGCCGGTGACGACCGACGTGCACGAGGCGTCGCAGGCCGAGGCGGTCGGCCAGGCCTGCGACCTGCTGCAGGTGCCGGCGTTTCTCGCCCGGCAGACCGACCTGTTGGTCGCCTGCGCCAAGACCGGCAAGGCGGTCAACGTGAAGAAGGGCCAGTTCATGGCCCCCTGGGACATGCGCCACGTGGTCGACAAGCTCGCCACGAGCGGCTGCGATAACGTGCTGCTCACCGAGCGCGGCACGTTCTTCGGTTACGGCCGGCTGGTGAACGACATGCGGGCGCTCGTGCAGATGCGCGAGCTCGGCGTGCCGGTGGTGTTCGACGCCACGCACAGCGTGCAAGAGCCGGGCGGCCTGGGCGCGGCCACCGGGGGCAACCGGGCGATGGTCGAGCCGCTCGCCCGGGCGGCGGTGGCGATCGGCGTCGACGCCTTGTTCCTCGAGACCCACCCCGAGCCCGACACCTCGCCTAGCGACGGGGCGAACATGGTCCCGCTGGACGAGCTGCCGGCCCTGCTACAGAGGCTTCTGCGGCTGCGCGCCGCCACGTTGGAGGCTGTCTGA
- a CDS encoding tetratricopeptide repeat protein — MRLAIAGLLLVAIVAAGCEQRTPRRGPGAGSAHRTAAQRVSQSNALFDAIVGQLRNLPEAAQLELRPPVVVLNSRNSADREDVLAVAAPNPRVENSPVNLIGVPTQNARFRSAGVQPGDIVKYYVLLDRESRERLQEAGEADIVTMEAIDLTVAQVLSEAALIVENALPQPIGPPGFKLEVWRNIDDRMDDISTRLAAYANRRDPPLGWQPAPDDQAIGQLTERLNQWMRQLPEDEADTWERPALLATLPADVAGSEHLAPRLSDEALSGRLFQPHETRVLEGLVWARDLAGWVAADQLQPLGQAEALFDWVVRNVQLVEETPPQFAWETLLHGRGAADSRLEVFALLCRQLNLPVVAVAAEGAPPLAGVLIADEVYLFDPTLGLPIAGEEGGVATLAAAASNDGLLRQLDLDDEPYPLTAEALADAELLVVADPFALTMRAGRFAKKLPASDTIVATVDADALAERLAAAAGERPVGLWAPPFEVIHRKHTVGPPARAQAVRAFLPYAWRPALWKARAMHFRGKLIAAGATSSDALDDGANDHRDAMRLYMDPSVRPTTSELDRLESDEKRRIYFSAKLTATLQLALLSYDEGDPENAIRWLGNSALDAPEAASHADAVRYNLARAHEALGDSAKAAELLEASDSPQSHGDKLRARRLRGD, encoded by the coding sequence ATGCGACTAGCGATCGCGGGCTTGCTGCTCGTGGCGATCGTCGCCGCGGGCTGCGAGCAGCGCACGCCGCGCCGCGGGCCCGGCGCGGGTAGCGCCCACCGCACCGCCGCCCAGCGCGTCAGCCAGAGCAACGCGCTGTTCGACGCGATCGTCGGCCAATTGCGCAACCTGCCCGAGGCGGCCCAGCTCGAGTTGCGGCCGCCGGTGGTGGTGCTCAACTCGCGCAACAGCGCCGACCGCGAAGACGTGCTTGCCGTCGCGGCGCCGAACCCGCGGGTTGAGAACTCGCCCGTCAACCTGATCGGCGTGCCGACCCAGAACGCCCGGTTCCGGTCGGCCGGCGTGCAGCCGGGCGACATCGTCAAGTACTACGTGCTGCTCGACCGCGAGAGCCGCGAGCGGCTCCAGGAGGCGGGTGAGGCCGACATCGTCACGATGGAGGCGATCGACCTGACCGTCGCGCAGGTGCTCAGCGAGGCGGCGTTGATCGTCGAGAACGCCCTGCCGCAGCCGATCGGCCCGCCCGGCTTCAAGCTCGAGGTGTGGCGTAACATCGACGACCGGATGGACGACATCAGCACGCGGCTGGCCGCCTACGCCAACCGCCGCGACCCGCCGCTCGGCTGGCAACCGGCGCCCGACGACCAGGCGATCGGTCAGCTCACCGAACGGCTCAACCAGTGGATGCGTCAGCTGCCCGAAGACGAAGCGGACACGTGGGAGCGGCCCGCGTTGCTCGCCACACTGCCGGCGGACGTCGCCGGATCGGAGCACCTCGCCCCGCGGCTCTCCGACGAGGCGCTCTCAGGGCGTTTGTTCCAACCGCACGAGACGCGGGTGCTTGAGGGCCTGGTGTGGGCGCGCGACCTGGCGGGCTGGGTCGCCGCCGACCAGCTGCAACCGCTCGGTCAGGCCGAGGCCTTGTTCGACTGGGTCGTCCGCAACGTGCAGCTCGTAGAGGAAACACCACCGCAGTTTGCCTGGGAGACGCTGCTGCACGGCCGCGGCGCCGCCGACAGCCGGCTCGAGGTGTTCGCCCTTCTATGCCGGCAACTGAATCTGCCGGTCGTGGCGGTCGCGGCCGAAGGGGCGCCGCCGCTCGCCGGCGTGCTCATCGCCGACGAGGTCTACCTGTTCGACCCGACGCTCGGCCTGCCGATTGCGGGCGAGGAGGGTGGCGTCGCCACGCTCGCCGCGGCCGCATCGAACGACGGCTTGCTCCGCCAACTCGACCTCGACGACGAGCCTTACCCGCTCACCGCCGAGGCCTTGGCGGATGCCGAATTGCTGGTCGTTGCCGATCCGTTCGCTCTGACGATGCGTGCCGGCCGGTTCGCCAAGAAGCTGCCCGCCAGCGACACGATTGTCGCCACGGTCGACGCGGACGCCCTCGCCGAGCGGCTCGCCGCCGCGGCGGGCGAGCGACCGGTTGGTCTTTGGGCGCCCCCGTTCGAGGTGATCCACCGCAAGCACACGGTCGGCCCGCCCGCCCGGGCTCAGGCGGTCAGGGCGTTCCTGCCGTACGCCTGGCGCCCGGCGTTGTGGAAGGCCCGCGCGATGCACTTCCGCGGCAAGCTGATCGCCGCCGGGGCGACGAGCAGCGACGCGCTCGACGACGGCGCCAACGACCACCGCGACGCGATGCGGCTTTACATGGACCCGTCGGTGCGTCCCACGACGAGCGAGCTCGACCGCCTCGAGTCGGACGAGAAACGCAGGATCTACTTCTCGGCCAAGCTGACCGCCACGCTGCAGCTCGCGCTGTTGAGCTACGATGAGGGCGACCCCGAGAACGCCATCCGCTGGCTCGGCAACAGCGCGCTCGACGCCCCCGAGGCGGCGTCGCACGCCGACGCGGTGCGTTACAACCTGGCCCGCGCGCACGAGGCGCTCGGCGACAGCGCCAAGGCGGCCGAGTTGCTCGAAGCGAGCGACTCGCCCCAGAGCCACGGCGACAAGCTGCGCGCCCGCCGCTTGCGGGGCGACTGA
- a CDS encoding bile acid:sodium symporter family protein produces MTTPPTAGRLPRFLLRQWFLAALAVLLTLGMTAPAALSPLAAAVPRDLLIATIMLLMSLPIDLMRSLGGRGALRGVVIASAINALAAPLLAWLVSPLLPAPLAVGLVVASLVPCTIASAAVWTRRGGGNDAIAVAVTVVTNLACFLVLPAGAALLIGSRFEADFSAMAVRLLTIVVAPLAVGQLLRRPAACSAWCTRHKPSLGVVAQLGLLVMVFVGSVRAGEALAAVGDDGSRAFGLAEGSAMLAAVAAIHLALFALGWGSSRAAGLARADTLAVAVAGSQKTLAVGLDVSLSLGTLGLGAAGGLVVLPMIAYHAAQLLIDAVLVDRLGPHKKGPDHTGGGGPPG; encoded by the coding sequence ATGACTACCCCGCCAACCGCCGGCCGACTGCCACGATTCTTGCTGCGGCAATGGTTCCTCGCCGCGCTCGCGGTGCTGCTCACGCTGGGGATGACGGCGCCCGCCGCGCTCAGCCCGCTCGCCGCGGCCGTTCCGCGTGACTTGTTGATCGCGACGATCATGCTGCTGATGTCGCTGCCGATCGATCTGATGCGATCGCTGGGCGGACGCGGCGCCCTGCGGGGCGTTGTCATCGCCTCGGCGATCAACGCGCTCGCCGCCCCGCTGCTGGCCTGGCTGGTCTCGCCGCTGCTGCCGGCGCCGTTGGCCGTGGGGCTCGTCGTCGCGTCGCTCGTGCCGTGCACGATCGCCTCGGCCGCGGTGTGGACCCGCCGCGGCGGCGGCAACGACGCCATCGCGGTGGCGGTCACGGTCGTGACCAACCTGGCGTGCTTCCTCGTGCTGCCGGCCGGGGCGGCGCTGCTCATCGGCTCGCGCTTCGAGGCCGACTTCTCGGCGATGGCCGTGCGGCTGCTGACGATCGTCGTGGCGCCATTGGCCGTGGGGCAACTGCTCCGCCGGCCCGCGGCGTGCAGCGCGTGGTGCACGCGTCACAAACCGTCGTTGGGCGTTGTCGCCCAACTGGGGCTGCTCGTCATGGTGTTCGTTGGCTCCGTCCGCGCGGGCGAGGCGCTCGCGGCGGTCGGCGACGACGGTTCGCGCGCGTTCGGCCTGGCCGAAGGCTCGGCGATGCTCGCCGCCGTGGCGGCGATCCACCTCGCCCTGTTCGCCCTGGGCTGGGGCAGTTCGCGGGCGGCCGGACTCGCGCGGGCCGACACCCTCGCCGTGGCGGTCGCCGGCAGCCAGAAGACCCTGGCGGTGGGGCTCGACGTGTCGCTCAGCCTGGGGACCCTCGGCCTGGGCGCCGCGGGGGGGCTCGTGGTGCTGCCGATGATCGCCTACCACGCCGCCCAGCTGCTGATCGACGCGGTGCTCGTCGATCGCCTCGGCCCGCATAAAAAGGGACCGGATCACACGGGCGGAGGGGGCCCCCCCGGATGA
- the rpmE gene encoding 50S ribosomal protein L31, translating into MQKNIHPKYVETQVTCGCGASFTTRSTRPELRVDICNSCHPFYTGKLKFVDTAGRIDKFKKKFSAAGYASLKKKK; encoded by the coding sequence ATGCAGAAGAACATCCACCCCAAGTACGTCGAGACGCAGGTCACCTGCGGTTGCGGCGCGTCGTTCACCACCCGCAGCACGCGTCCCGAGCTGCGGGTCGACATCTGCAACTCCTGCCACCCGTTCTACACGGGCAAGCTGAAGTTCGTCGACACGGCGGGCCGGATCGACAAGTTCAAGAAGAAGTTCTCGGCGGCCGGCTACGCCAGCCTCAAGAAAAAGAAGTAG
- the prfA gene encoding peptide chain release factor 1, producing MRELLESKLARFEQLERDLVDPAVLSDSGRLAQTAREHGSLTRLAGKYRRFCELTDEIAATRELAEGDDADMRELAEAELPALIDEREVLWDELLGMTLGGDDANRTRCIMEIRAGTGGDEAALFARDLYEMYKRHAETKRWKIEVMDMSATELGGFKDLSLAFEGDGVYRELQYESGGHRVQRVPETETQGRIHTSAATVAVMAEPEDLEIDIKPEDYRLDKFCASGPGGQHVNKTESAVRLTHHETGIVVQCQDEKSQHKNLAKALRVLKSRVYDKMRELEDQKRADERKGLVGSGDRSQRIRTYNFPDNRLTDHRIGLSLYKLDQILAGSLQMVTDALIDYDRQQIRDQMGGLD from the coding sequence ATGCGCGAACTGCTCGAGAGCAAGCTGGCCCGTTTCGAGCAGTTGGAGCGCGACCTCGTCGACCCCGCGGTGCTGTCCGACTCCGGCCGCCTTGCGCAAACGGCCCGCGAGCACGGCTCGCTCACCCGGCTGGCGGGCAAGTACCGCCGCTTCTGCGAGCTGACCGACGAGATCGCCGCCACGCGTGAACTCGCCGAGGGCGACGACGCCGACATGCGCGAGCTCGCCGAGGCCGAGCTGCCGGCGCTGATCGACGAGCGCGAGGTGTTGTGGGACGAGTTGCTCGGCATGACCCTGGGCGGCGACGACGCCAACCGCACGCGCTGCATCATGGAGATCCGCGCCGGCACGGGCGGCGACGAGGCGGCGCTGTTCGCCCGCGATCTCTACGAGATGTACAAGCGCCACGCCGAGACCAAACGCTGGAAGATCGAGGTCATGGACATGAGCGCCACCGAGCTCGGCGGCTTCAAGGACCTGTCGCTCGCCTTCGAGGGCGACGGCGTGTACCGCGAGCTGCAGTACGAGAGCGGCGGGCACCGCGTGCAGCGCGTCCCCGAGACCGAGACCCAGGGCCGCATCCACACCTCGGCCGCCACCGTGGCCGTGATGGCCGAGCCCGAGGACCTCGAGATCGACATCAAGCCGGAGGACTACCGCCTCGACAAGTTCTGCGCGAGCGGCCCCGGCGGCCAGCACGTCAACAAGACCGAGTCGGCCGTGCGGCTCACGCACCACGAAACCGGCATCGTCGTGCAGTGCCAGGACGAGAAGTCGCAGCACAAGAACCTGGCCAAGGCGCTGCGCGTGCTCAAGAGCCGCGTGTACGACAAGATGCGCGAGCTGGAGGACCAGAAGCGGGCCGACGAGCGCAAGGGCCTAGTCGGCTCGGGCGACCGCAGCCAACGGATCCGCACCTACAACTTCCCCGACAACCGCCTGACCGACCACCGCATCGGGCTGTCGCTCTACAAGCTGGACCAGATCTTGGCCGGCTCGCTGCAGATGGTGACCGACGCGCTCATTGACTACGACCGCCAGCAGATCCGCGACCAGATGGGCGGGCTCGATTGA
- the prmC gene encoding peptide chain release factor N(5)-glutamine methyltransferase: MTEEAPWTIGRLLTWTTDYFAERGVESPRLDAEVLLAHARGCPRIALYTAFEEKPDDETRARFKDLVRRRAGGSPVAHVVGYREFYSLEMSVTPDVLIPRPETELLVVTLLDRLKEREQPEAVIADIGTGSGAVAVAVAKQAPKASLTAIDKSPAALAVAQRNAEKHGVADRIRFVESDLLGAVQDPVRFDFIVSNPPYVTTNELAGLEPEVRDQEPRLALDGGPEGVTVIEPLLAQAAGRLAPGGGLLIEIGPSIAERVERLIEATPGLGRRPTIKDLAGHARVVEAVRSA; the protein is encoded by the coding sequence ATGACCGAAGAAGCCCCCTGGACGATCGGCCGGCTGCTCACGTGGACGACCGACTACTTCGCCGAGCGCGGCGTGGAGTCGCCTCGGCTCGACGCCGAGGTGCTGCTGGCCCACGCCCGGGGCTGCCCGCGGATCGCGCTCTACACGGCGTTCGAAGAGAAGCCCGACGACGAGACCAGGGCGCGGTTCAAAGACTTGGTCCGCCGCCGCGCGGGCGGCTCGCCCGTGGCCCACGTGGTCGGCTACCGCGAGTTCTATTCGCTCGAGATGAGTGTCACGCCCGACGTGCTGATCCCGCGGCCCGAGACCGAGCTGCTGGTCGTCACGCTGCTCGACCGGCTCAAAGAACGGGAGCAGCCGGAGGCCGTGATCGCCGACATCGGCACGGGCAGCGGCGCGGTCGCCGTGGCGGTCGCCAAGCAGGCGCCGAAGGCGAGCCTCACGGCCATCGACAAGAGCCCCGCCGCCCTGGCCGTCGCGCAGCGCAACGCCGAGAAGCACGGCGTGGCCGACCGCATCCGGTTCGTCGAGAGCGATCTATTGGGCGCCGTTCAAGACCCCGTGCGGTTCGACTTTATCGTGAGCAACCCGCCGTACGTCACGACGAACGAGCTGGCCGGCCTCGAGCCGGAAGTGCGCGACCAGGAGCCGCGGCTCGCCCTGGACGGCGGCCCGGAGGGGGTGACCGTCATCGAGCCGCTGCTCGCGCAGGCGGCCGGGCGTCTGGCGCCCGGCGGCGGGCTGCTCATCGAGATCGGCCCGTCGATCGCCGAGCGTGTCGAGCGGCTGATCGAGGCGACCCCCGGCCTCGGGCGTCGCCCCACGATCAAAGACCTCGCCGGCCACGCCCGCGTGGTTGAAGCCGTCCGTTCCGCTTAG
- a CDS encoding DUF4261 domain-containing protein: MNTSSPWLALVALDQPALPEADELIGAFAARFPDEPPLAIASQTDRSLTLTLGGDTSTTVNLTLVEKAIPWERLEGPCATAWYWPGAEDALRHHTDHLFVTLIDERGKPIERCTRLTRLVSAVVDATPAVGVVWGASGAVHEPAPFAELAAKSSPDDLPLHLWIDFRVYEHDPSNPRGEGFGMFTTGLEALGYPEFEVPHFAGDPQRLVGAVYNVTHYLLEKGAQLKDSEGIGLPDGSQVTARESPSEIDPGQEVIRLEFE; this comes from the coding sequence ATGAACACATCTTCTCCATGGCTCGCGCTCGTCGCGCTCGACCAACCCGCCCTGCCCGAGGCCGACGAACTGATCGGCGCGTTCGCTGCGCGGTTTCCTGACGAGCCGCCGCTCGCGATCGCCAGCCAGACCGATCGGTCGCTCACTCTCACCTTGGGCGGCGACACCTCGACCACCGTCAACCTGACGCTCGTCGAAAAGGCGATCCCGTGGGAGCGGCTCGAGGGGCCGTGCGCCACGGCGTGGTACTGGCCCGGCGCCGAAGACGCGTTGCGCCATCACACCGACCACCTGTTCGTCACATTGATCGACGAGCGCGGCAAGCCGATCGAGCGTTGCACGCGGCTCACCCGCCTGGTGTCCGCCGTGGTCGACGCAACGCCCGCCGTGGGCGTCGTGTGGGGGGCGAGCGGCGCGGTGCACGAGCCCGCCCCGTTCGCCGAGCTGGCCGCCAAGTCGTCGCCCGACGATTTGCCGCTGCACCTGTGGATCGACTTCCGCGTTTACGAACACGACCCGTCGAACCCGCGCGGCGAGGGCTTTGGCATGTTCACCACCGGCCTCGAAGCGCTCGGCTACCCGGAATTCGAAGTCCCCCACTTCGCGGGCGACCCGCAGCGGCTGGTCGGCGCCGTTTACAACGTGACGCATTACCTGCTCGAGAAGGGCGCCCAGCTCAAAGACAGCGAGGGCATCGGCTTGCCCGACGGCAGCCAGGTCACCGCGCGCGAATCGCCCTCAGAGATCGACCCAGGGCAGGAAGTCATCCGGTTGGAATTTGAATGA
- a CDS encoding S10 family peptidase: MPSTIPSLRWLASLAFAAVILCGPAPARADDAPKDEAKAGQAKSDKGEEKSDDQLPPPVVSEHKTTIAGKEIAYRATTGKMAMKNDAGEEKAHIFYIAYERTDGVDDQQDGATERPITFCFNGGPGSSSVWLHMGMLGPKRVIVPDDASTPAPPYRAVANPFSLLDVTDLVFIDPVSTGFSRPAEGEKKDQFHGYKEDLRSVGQFIHDYTTKQGRWASPKFVLGESYGGLRTAGLCGTLQERYRMYLSGVVLVSAVVDFSTLAFDDNNDRPYLLFLPSYTATAHYHKALGEELQALTLEEVVARAEEFAYGPYANALLRGDSLPQEEFDAVVAEYSRLTGLGERYVRDSNLRVRMWNFGKELLRDRGKTVGRYDGRFTGLDRTNAGESYDYDPSGAAIDGLFAGALYDYLRNDLGYEEERVYEVLTGDVRPWNYKPFTNSYVDASETLRKGMTINPHLKAFAACGYYDLATPQFAMKYTRDHLMLAPELRENFTMKFYEGGHMMYVYEPALKQLRADLVEFYESATPTQE, translated from the coding sequence ATGCCCTCCACGATCCCCTCGCTCCGCTGGCTCGCCTCGCTGGCGTTCGCCGCCGTGATCCTCTGCGGCCCCGCTCCGGCTCGGGCCGACGACGCTCCCAAGGACGAAGCCAAGGCCGGGCAGGCGAAGTCCGACAAGGGCGAAGAGAAGTCTGACGACCAGCTCCCCCCGCCGGTCGTCTCCGAGCACAAGACCACCATCGCCGGCAAGGAGATCGCCTACCGCGCCACGACCGGCAAGATGGCGATGAAGAACGACGCGGGCGAGGAGAAGGCGCATATCTTCTACATCGCCTACGAGCGGACCGACGGCGTCGACGACCAGCAAGACGGCGCTACCGAGCGGCCGATCACGTTCTGTTTTAACGGCGGCCCCGGCTCGTCGTCGGTGTGGCTGCACATGGGCATGCTCGGGCCCAAGCGGGTGATCGTGCCCGACGACGCCTCGACGCCCGCGCCCCCGTACCGGGCGGTCGCCAACCCGTTCTCGCTGCTCGACGTGACCGACTTGGTGTTCATCGATCCGGTCAGCACCGGCTTCAGCCGACCGGCCGAAGGGGAGAAGAAGGACCAGTTCCACGGCTACAAGGAAGACCTGCGCAGCGTCGGACAGTTCATCCACGACTACACGACCAAGCAGGGCCGCTGGGCCTCGCCCAAGTTCGTGCTCGGCGAGAGCTACGGCGGCCTGCGCACCGCCGGTCTCTGCGGCACGCTGCAGGAGCGCTACCGCATGTACCTCAGCGGCGTGGTGCTGGTGTCGGCCGTGGTCGACTTCTCGACCCTGGCGTTCGATGACAACAACGACCGCCCCTACCTGCTGTTCCTGCCGAGCTACACGGCGACCGCCCACTACCACAAGGCGCTCGGCGAGGAGCTGCAGGCGCTGACGCTCGAGGAGGTGGTCGCCCGCGCCGAGGAGTTCGCCTACGGCCCTTACGCCAACGCCCTGCTGCGGGGCGACTCGCTTCCCCAGGAAGAGTTCGACGCCGTCGTGGCCGAGTACTCGCGGCTCACCGGCCTCGGCGAGCGTTACGTGCGAGACTCGAACCTGCGGGTGCGGATGTGGAACTTCGGTAAGGAGCTGCTCCGCGACCGCGGCAAGACGGTCGGCCGCTACGACGGCCGGTTCACCGGCCTCGACCGCACCAACGCCGGCGAGTCGTACGACTACGACCCGAGCGGCGCGGCAATCGACGGCCTCTTCGCCGGGGCGCTGTACGACTACTTGCGCAACGATCTCGGCTACGAGGAGGAGCGGGTCTACGAGGTGCTCACCGGCGACGTGCGGCCGTGGAACTACAAGCCGTTCACCAACAGCTACGTCGACGCCAGCGAGACGCTCCGCAAGGGGATGACGATCAACCCGCATCTGAAGGCGTTCGCCGCTTGCGGCTACTACGACCTCGCGACGCCGCAGTTCGCCATGAAGTACACCCGCGACCACCTGATGCTCGCCCCCGAGCTGCGCGAGAACTTCACGATGAAGTTCTACGAAGGGGGGCACATGATGTACGTGTACGAGCCGGCGCTCAAGCAACTGCGCGCGGACCTCGTGGAGTTCTACGAGTCGGCGACGCCGACGCAGGAATGA
- a CDS encoding proprotein convertase P-domain-containing protein, producing the protein MSRPLAFAALLACVAASAAQASILTASADYRPTGSPGGGVVVVEGATATRTLSLSAPGASILSVVVTANVTSSGSNSSGREINPDGTTTVAGIYVFPEDLSLLLTSPSGSTVELISKFTYTSGFGSSILVDLTFEDGGATQGGETITPGTFAPASGLLADFIGEDPTGEWTITVRDNSSLAHSLNAWSLTVTTVPEPTTLAVWSLLALAPMGLCRARVRRSTRGPC; encoded by the coding sequence ATGAGCCGTCCGCTTGCTTTCGCCGCCTTGCTCGCTTGTGTCGCCGCGTCCGCGGCGCAGGCCTCGATCCTAACCGCCAGCGCGGACTACCGGCCCACGGGCTCCCCGGGCGGCGGCGTGGTCGTCGTCGAGGGAGCCACCGCCACGCGTACCCTCTCGCTCTCCGCCCCGGGCGCGAGCATCCTCAGCGTTGTCGTCACCGCGAACGTGACCTCGTCTGGTAGTAATAGTAGTGGGAGGGAAATTAACCCCGACGGAACAACCACCGTGGCTGGGATTTATGTGTTTCCGGAAGATTTGTCCTTGCTGCTAACGAGCCCGTCGGGATCCACCGTCGAGCTGATATCAAAATTTACATATACATCTGGTTTTGGCTCCAGCATACTGGTCGACCTGACGTTCGAGGACGGCGGGGCGACGCAAGGGGGCGAAACCATCACGCCCGGCACGTTCGCCCCGGCCAGCGGCCTGTTGGCCGATTTCATCGGGGAAGACCCCACCGGCGAGTGGACCATCACGGTCCGTGACAACTCTTCTTTGGCGCATAGCCTGAACGCCTGGAGCCTGACCGTGACGACCGTCCCCGAGCCGACCACCCTGGCGGTCTGGAGCCTGCTGGCGCTGGCGCCGATGGGCCTCTGCCGGGCCCGCGTTCGGCGATCGACTCGCGGCCCGTGCTGA
- a CDS encoding 3'-5' exoribonuclease YhaM family protein, translating to MSDPTLFDAGKPGGKTNDEASSIVALGEMTDGQEGDLFALLADKQTLTTKDGKPYYRVTFRDARRDVSFPIWGDAPLADACRDQWQVGGFYKLRALYRDTNYGPQLDIRRIRPVEDADTADGFSPSMCQPSSRFDSAEMFADLVELAGGIEDKPLRTLVLDLLETHQVELLAWPAAKTNHHAFYGGYLEHVRNVARNAVYLAKQYQELYPDMTPPLDVDVATAGAILHDIGKLRELRLTPAGADYTASGSMIGHILQGRDMVRETAALQAEAGEPLSPERLLRLEHVIVSHQRLPEWGSPKPPMTPEALIVHFADDCDAKFQMMLTVLGGDTSGAAMTGRRNVLGQQLYLGGE from the coding sequence ATGAGCGACCCCACGCTGTTCGACGCCGGCAAGCCCGGCGGCAAGACCAACGACGAGGCGTCGTCGATCGTCGCCCTCGGCGAGATGACCGACGGCCAAGAGGGCGACCTGTTCGCCCTGCTGGCCGACAAGCAGACGCTCACCACCAAGGACGGCAAGCCTTACTACCGCGTCACGTTCCGCGACGCCCGGCGCGACGTGTCGTTCCCCATCTGGGGCGACGCCCCGCTGGCCGACGCCTGCCGCGACCAGTGGCAGGTGGGCGGCTTCTACAAGCTCCGCGCCTTGTACCGCGACACGAACTACGGCCCGCAGCTCGACATCCGCCGCATCCGCCCGGTGGAAGACGCCGACACGGCCGACGGCTTCTCGCCGTCGATGTGCCAGCCGAGCTCGCGGTTCGACTCGGCCGAGATGTTCGCCGACCTGGTGGAGCTGGCCGGCGGGATCGAAGACAAGCCGCTCCGCACGCTGGTGCTCGACCTGCTCGAGACACACCAGGTGGAGCTGTTGGCCTGGCCGGCGGCCAAGACCAACCACCACGCGTTCTACGGCGGCTACCTGGAGCACGTCAGGAATGTCGCCCGCAACGCGGTCTACCTCGCCAAGCAGTACCAGGAGCTCTACCCCGACATGACGCCGCCCTTGGACGTCGACGTCGCGACGGCGGGCGCCATCCTGCACGACATCGGCAAGCTCCGCGAGCTGCGGCTCACCCCGGCCGGCGCCGACTACACGGCCTCGGGCTCGATGATCGGCCACATCCTGCAGGGGCGCGACATGGTGCGCGAGACGGCCGCCCTGCAGGCCGAGGCGGGCGAGCCCTTGAGCCCCGAGCGGCTGCTGCGGCTGGAGCACGTGATCGTCTCGCACCAGCGGCTGCCGGAGTGGGGCTCGCCCAAGCCGCCGATGACGCCCGAGGCGCTGATCGTCCACTTCGCCGACGACTGCGACGCGAAGTTCCAGATGATGCTCACCGTGCTGGGCGGCGACACCTCGGGCGCGGCGATGACCGGGCGACGCAACGTGCTGGGGCAGCAGCTTTATCTCGGCGGGGAATGA